A part of Leptospirales bacterium genomic DNA contains:
- a CDS encoding DUF2225 domain-containing protein: MIKKKVEDKAKAISYRAKEKTTCPVCRQEFQIEMLHSGGGRLIAGKLTPELRRLYEVSKKYGKVYPLAYSIVVCPQCLYSSFPKEFEKLEGAPLEDLRKSVNDRRASIEKIAGQLDYSEDRNLVTGAASYLLAIECYQRRDISVAPTPKKAICSLRGAWLFSDMNDEFPGLGFDKVRDFLYTKAVTYYSPTLDIMTNGREPHDQFLALLGPDTDKNWGFDGVIYINGYLTRRFLDRLAPSPNQKIEMLDKCKRHLGKLYGMGRASSSKPSIIIDMAKELYEQISNQLEEMTAAAPV; the protein is encoded by the coding sequence ATGATCAAGAAGAAGGTCGAGGACAAGGCCAAGGCAATTTCTTACCGGGCCAAAGAAAAGACCACCTGCCCGGTCTGTCGGCAGGAGTTTCAGATTGAGATGCTGCACAGCGGCGGCGGTCGATTGATAGCCGGGAAGCTGACGCCGGAGCTGCGCCGCCTGTATGAAGTTTCCAAGAAGTACGGCAAAGTATACCCGCTGGCCTATTCCATCGTTGTCTGCCCGCAGTGCCTCTATTCATCGTTTCCCAAAGAATTTGAGAAGCTGGAGGGCGCCCCGCTGGAGGATCTACGCAAGAGCGTAAACGATCGGCGTGCATCCATCGAAAAGATTGCCGGCCAACTGGACTATTCCGAGGATCGCAATCTGGTGACGGGGGCTGCGTCCTATTTGCTTGCTATTGAATGCTATCAGCGTCGCGATATTTCCGTGGCGCCAACGCCCAAGAAGGCGATCTGCAGCCTGCGCGGCGCCTGGCTATTTTCGGATATGAACGACGAATTTCCAGGACTGGGCTTCGACAAGGTGCGCGACTTTCTCTACACCAAGGCGGTAACTTACTACTCGCCGACGCTTGATATTATGACCAACGGTCGCGAGCCCCATGATCAGTTCCTGGCCCTGCTTGGTCCCGACACGGACAAGAACTGGGGATTTGATGGCGTAATCTACATCAACGGCTATCTCACGCGCCGCTTTCTGGATCGATTGGCGCCATCTCCCAATCAGAAGATTGAGATGCTGGACAAGTGTAAGCGGCACCTGGGCAAACTCTATGGCATGGGCCGAGCTTCATCCTCTAAGCCTTCAATTATTATTGATATGGCGAAAGAACTCTATGAGCAGATCTCCAACCAGCTGGAGGAGATGACCGCGGCCGCTCCGGTATGA
- the truA gene encoding tRNA pseudouridine(38-40) synthase TruA: protein MALLVEYDGSQFAGFQLQEGLATVQGELERALAVALRYPVRVSCSGRTDAGVHASGQVAAFDAQEPVNSERLRASLNALLPEGIAVHCVSAAAAGWHPRYDCIAREYEYLFWCGPAPSALWRRRALWLKHSLPIVQLNSQLEAILGERDFAALTRYEYRNSSTTRYLHRAQLQQTVEAPMTAPSGSLVVLRIVANAFLHNMIRILAGSLADISQGKIQINLAEIVASGNRMLAGRTAPPHALYLRRAIYRSSCRLQGFDLDDQLPDRRPRSALAALDHQP from the coding sequence GTGGCGCTGCTGGTCGAATACGACGGCAGCCAGTTTGCCGGATTTCAACTTCAGGAAGGCCTGGCGACTGTGCAGGGCGAACTGGAGCGCGCCCTGGCCGTAGCATTGCGCTATCCAGTGCGGGTAAGTTGTTCCGGGCGCACCGACGCTGGCGTCCATGCCAGCGGCCAGGTGGCGGCCTTCGACGCGCAGGAACCAGTCAACTCCGAGCGGCTTCGCGCTTCGCTGAACGCGCTTCTCCCGGAGGGTATTGCTGTCCATTGTGTCAGCGCCGCTGCAGCTGGGTGGCATCCGCGCTACGACTGCATCGCCCGCGAGTACGAATATCTGTTCTGGTGCGGTCCGGCGCCCTCCGCTCTGTGGCGTCGGCGCGCCCTGTGGCTCAAGCACTCGCTGCCGATCGTCCAGCTCAATAGTCAACTGGAAGCGATATTGGGCGAACGCGATTTCGCGGCGTTGACGCGCTATGAATACCGCAACTCCTCCACCACCCGCTATCTACACCGCGCGCAGTTGCAACAGACGGTGGAGGCGCCGATGACCGCGCCTTCCGGAAGCTTGGTCGTTTTGCGCATCGTGGCCAATGCTTTCCTGCATAACATGATTCGAATACTGGCCGGCTCTCTCGCTGACATAAGTCAGGGAAAGATTCAAATCAATCTGGCCGAGATCGTCGCCAGCGGGAATCGAATGCTTGCAGGGCGAACGGCGCCGCCTCACGCGCTTTATCTGCGAAGAGCGATTTATCGCAGTTCTTGCCGGCTTCAGGGATTTGACCTCGACGACCAGCTGCCCGATCGAAGGCCACGAAGCGCGCTGGCAGCTCTTGATCATCAGCCCTGA
- a CDS encoding AAA family ATPase: protein MFIRLLLHNFGKFRNSEFALGPVTAFFGPNEAGKSTLFDAFFQALCQPSGSTSDGKRLRERYGETARASLHDARGEIKASLAHDEFLSTYAVHSGNVHIKMKGRFFQQATAELFESDVRMDKAIKMLNDLASDKASFGAARARLRLRSERQSLSERFQTCDHERLALVSRRKQDQERGQRIAWMDQELQRAEKQLRLAEDAMRDFDAAARRSVLVEALSKLNRIKDLQRELADLKPFAEDDGGALDLLLQENTAAAAAAEAAQKRALEASEARIVHDRSIESLKKQTGAMLQASQLAGAQLAALATSPAVSSKLRRGRLAVTLGLAAAGVALLAYAFWGGDVYALVVGGLLLFGSALHIVVRPHRESKLDPIRLQTLQAEWRSLDLPEPAAFTQQSYEEELRRRENEAMRYEERLGLSQQRDAELAQDEERSAGEQAAAAAAVQRIKEELRQWLQSRGVATPEQYKEKRLAWLEKSGRIAFLREELQSVAAARELREAEVEWQSELAQLGAGGARQAPDPEGQYKLKSAHSAARQRREELIQQLAAERESSASDRGETQGALGRVLAEWNDLQQQALRLEADLLEKEQEQRAAGIARGLLADLQQMHSYRTVQLVEAVNHSLSGLFPETQRARVNENAAELELQLADAQGEARSIDYLSAGTRDSFFFALRLALAARVGVDGRLLLLDEPFLTLDANRAERALKYALHFAEEKSCQLVLFTKEQALLELLQNSAPEYTLHRLSSSA, encoded by the coding sequence ATGTTTATCCGCTTACTGCTGCACAACTTCGGCAAGTTTCGAAATTCTGAATTTGCTCTGGGTCCAGTTACGGCCTTCTTCGGCCCCAATGAGGCCGGCAAGAGCACGCTTTTTGACGCCTTTTTCCAGGCGCTATGTCAGCCATCGGGGAGTACGAGCGACGGCAAGCGACTGCGCGAACGCTACGGCGAAACGGCAAGGGCCTCCCTGCACGACGCCAGGGGCGAGATCAAGGCCAGCCTGGCCCACGATGAGTTCCTGTCCACCTACGCTGTACACAGCGGCAATGTTCATATCAAAATGAAAGGACGCTTCTTCCAACAAGCCACGGCGGAACTATTCGAGAGCGATGTTCGCATGGACAAAGCCATCAAAATGCTGAACGACCTGGCGTCGGATAAGGCCAGCTTCGGCGCCGCCAGGGCGCGTCTCCGCCTCCGAAGCGAGCGCCAATCGCTCAGCGAGCGATTTCAGACCTGTGATCATGAGCGACTTGCTCTGGTCAGCAGGCGTAAGCAGGATCAAGAGCGCGGCCAGCGCATTGCATGGATGGATCAGGAGCTGCAACGCGCGGAAAAGCAGCTCCGACTTGCCGAGGATGCTATGCGCGATTTTGACGCGGCCGCCCGGCGCTCAGTCCTGGTCGAAGCCCTGAGCAAATTGAATCGAATCAAGGACCTGCAGCGCGAACTGGCGGACCTGAAACCTTTTGCAGAAGACGATGGCGGGGCGCTGGATTTGCTTTTGCAAGAGAATACCGCCGCCGCGGCGGCGGCGGAGGCGGCGCAGAAGCGCGCACTGGAAGCAAGCGAGGCCCGGATCGTCCACGATCGTAGTATCGAAAGCCTGAAAAAGCAGACCGGGGCCATGCTGCAGGCGTCACAGCTGGCAGGAGCACAGCTGGCGGCGCTGGCTACGTCGCCGGCGGTGAGTTCGAAATTACGGCGTGGCCGTCTGGCCGTTACGCTCGGACTGGCTGCGGCTGGAGTCGCCCTACTGGCCTATGCGTTTTGGGGGGGCGACGTTTACGCCCTCGTAGTCGGCGGCCTGCTTCTTTTTGGCTCGGCGCTCCATATTGTAGTCCGTCCTCATCGGGAATCGAAACTTGATCCGATTCGTCTGCAGACGCTACAGGCGGAATGGCGCAGCCTGGATCTGCCTGAACCTGCAGCGTTCACGCAGCAGAGCTACGAAGAAGAACTGCGCCGCAGAGAAAACGAGGCAATGCGCTACGAAGAGAGGCTGGGCCTCAGCCAGCAGCGCGACGCCGAGCTTGCGCAAGACGAGGAACGCAGCGCCGGCGAACAGGCAGCGGCGGCGGCCGCCGTGCAGCGCATAAAAGAAGAGCTTCGGCAATGGCTGCAATCGCGGGGCGTGGCAACGCCGGAGCAATACAAAGAGAAACGTCTGGCGTGGCTGGAAAAGAGCGGCCGCATCGCATTTCTCCGCGAGGAGTTGCAGAGCGTAGCCGCTGCGCGCGAACTCCGCGAGGCGGAAGTCGAATGGCAAAGCGAACTGGCCCAGCTTGGCGCCGGCGGCGCAAGGCAGGCGCCTGACCCGGAGGGTCAGTACAAACTGAAAAGTGCACATAGCGCTGCCCGCCAGCGGCGTGAGGAGCTGATTCAGCAATTGGCCGCAGAACGGGAATCGTCGGCCAGCGATCGCGGCGAAACACAGGGAGCACTCGGGCGGGTGCTGGCAGAATGGAACGATTTACAGCAGCAGGCGCTCCGATTGGAAGCGGATCTCCTCGAGAAAGAACAGGAGCAGCGCGCCGCCGGAATAGCCCGCGGGCTGCTTGCCGATTTGCAGCAGATGCACAGCTATCGCACGGTGCAGTTGGTCGAAGCTGTGAATCACTCGCTTTCCGGTCTTTTCCCGGAGACGCAACGCGCCCGCGTTAATGAAAACGCCGCCGAGCTTGAGCTGCAACTGGCGGATGCGCAGGGCGAAGCGCGGTCGATCGACTACCTTTCCGCCGGCACGCGCGATTCCTTTTTCTTTGCTCTACGTTTGGCTTTAGCGGCCCGGGTCGGCGTGGATGGTCGATTGCTTTTGCTGGATGAGCCCTTTCTGACGCTCGATGCAAATCGAGCGGAGCGGGCCTTAAAATATGCGCTGCACTTTGCGGAAGAAAAGAGCTGTCAGCTGGTACTCTTCACCAAAGAGCAGGCGCTGCTTGAACTGCTGCAAAATTCAGCGCCCGAGTATACGCTGCATCGGCTGAGCTCTTCCGCCTGA